The proteins below are encoded in one region of Misgurnus anguillicaudatus chromosome 24, ASM2758022v2, whole genome shotgun sequence:
- the LOC141361627 gene encoding uncharacterized protein — MDSTAATDIPAENRERPHTEHRPPAHLADYEVEYVPRQDHPPPAISCSKSKHCGKSRTTSKKSISSLGSKCSGRTSVSGGSAPILALSTVHAAILEEKVKEMELKEVQRQIQEDLCADIECQRLELQAKEAARQQEEALKAKEALTKQLERQRRLKKAENRLEVAKLVSSLLQEQNAEAPPDNFPTPDSFVAPPQSQADKATVISSSHQRHSTPQHAAVLYSAPTSTGITPVLPLAPLQATSLPFASSAAQPAMAPPILAQQPLAVSTMAQNIGATANLMLPAHQGAHHSRSGHATHYQSPTLAYAAFQPPQVATALTASYPAYMQAPGAEMLIASAYGIPKPTLPVFESGRESDFALLKMALDNLLNAHGHLSEQYKFQVLIGHLKLPSALQLAKAYMYDARPYTMALYALQEKYGQPRQLVQSELGAILNSPALKYGDANAFDTFALSVQSLVGMLRTLEGETGYELRCGSHVDRLLSKMPPAYRDGFVEYCLSHHILQTGTDITYTLPDLATWLQVKSQAKRISSRAASLYQSEVPKPVKKDPHTTHSKVQPASVFHTKEGQVDTTELVRAKYAAKPKPYCPYCDNKEHYLNSCEEFKKLTTSQIVKWIKEGRRCWRCGRGHAVDSCTLKRPCKVCKETHLTILHESVQEVQHSVLMVSLPPTRIYLDHPNRSQKVMLKVIKVLLHNGDLTMESYAVLDDGSERSIVLPQVVNQLKLLKHPETLPLRTVHQRSLSLMVHQLLFKCPPVMHLWRGIRSHMPSLLIACASLTLPTQWLPYKGNTST, encoded by the coding sequence ATGGACAGCACGGCTGCTACAGACATACCAGCAGAGAACAGGGAACGTCCTCACACAGAACATCGTCCACCTGCTCACTTGGCAGATTATGAAGTTGAATATGTACCCCGACAGGATCATCCCCCACCTGCTATATCCTGCTCCAAAAGCAAGCACTGTGGCAAATCGAGGACAACATCCAAGAAAAGTATATCCAGCTTAGGCTCCAAGTGCAGTGGGCGGACCTCAGTATCTGGAGGTTCTGCCCCCATTCTTGCTTTATCTACTGTACACGCCGCCATTCTGGAGGAGAAGGTTAAAGAGATGGAGCTTAAAGAGGTTCAGCGTCAGATACAAGAGGATTTATGTGCTGACATAGAATGTCAAAGGCTCGAGCTTCAGGCTAAGGAGGCCGCGCGACAGCAAGAGGAAGCCCTCAAAGCTAAAGAAGCCCTAACAAAGCAGTTGGAGCGCCAGCGTCGCCTCAAGAAGGCTGAGAACAGATTGGAGGTAGCAAAGCTAGTTTCGTCCTTGCTTCAAGAACAGAATGCAGAGGCTCCACCGGATAATTTCCCAACCCCAGATAGCTTTGTTGCTCCTCCCCAGTCACAAGCCGACAAGGCCACAGTGATATCTTCCTCTCACCAACGACATTCAACTCCTCAGCATGCAGCTGTTCTTTACTCTGCCCCAACATCCACGGGTATAACACCAGTGCTACCTTTAGCGCCCTTACAGGCAACATCACTTCCCTTTGCTTCCTCAGCAGCCCAACCTGCAATGGCACCTCCAATCTTAGCACAGCAACCTCTAGCAGTTTCCACTATGGCACAAAATATTGGCGCCACAGCCAATCTTATGCTGCCAGCACATCAAGGTGCGCATCACTCCCGGTCAGGACATGCTACACATTACCAGAGTCCGACACTGGCATACGCTGCCTTCCAACCCCCACAGGTTGCAACAGCCCTCACGGCCTCGTATCCAGCATATATGCAAGCCCCCGGAGCTGAGATGCTGATTGCTTCTGCCTATGGCATTCCTAAGCCTACTTTACCAGTGTTCGAGAGTGGCCGTGAGAGTGACTTTGCTTTACTCAAAATGGCTCTAGACAACTTACTCAATGCCCATGGACACCTCAGCGAGCAATATAAATTCCAAGTGTTAATTGGCCACCTGAAGCTTCCCAGCGCACTACAGCTTGCTAAGGCATATATGTATGATGCAAGACCATACACTATGGCTCTGTATGCATTGCAAGAAAAGTATGGCCAACCAAGACAGCTTGTCCAATCGGAGCTAGGTGCCATTCTTAACAGCCCAGCACTGAAATACGGTGATGCCAATGCCTTTGACACCTTTGCACTGTCAGTTCAGTCCTTGGTGGGGATGCTGAGGACCCTAGAAGGAGAGACTGGATATGAGCTGCGTTGTGGCTCGCACGTGGACCGGCTCCTGAGTAAGATGCCTCCTGCTTATCGTGATGGGTTTGTTGAGTACTGCCTGAGTCACCACATTCTGCAGACTGGTACAGATATAACCTACACTCTCCCGGATCTAGCGACTTGGTTGCAAGTTAAGTCACAAGCTAAGCGTATCTCCAGTCGAGCAGCATCCTTGTATCAGAGTGAAGTACCCAAGCCAGTCAAGAAAGATCCACACACTACTCATTCCAAGGTGCAACCAGCGTCAGTCTTTCACACAAAGGAAGGGCAGGTAGACACAACAGAGCTGGTTAGAGCCAAATACGCTGCTAAACCCAAGCCTTATTGCCCTTATTGCGATAATAAGGAGCACTACCTTAACTCCTGTGAAGAATTCAAGAAGTTAACCACCAGCCAGATCGTCAAGTGGATTAAAGAGGGGAGAAGGTGCTGGAGATGTGGTAGAGGCCATGCTGTGGATAGCTGTACCCTTAAGCGGCCTTGCAAAGTCTGTAAGGAGACACATCTCACTATCCTGCATGAGTCAGTCCAAGAGGTGCAGCACTCCGTTCTCATGGTCAGCCTACCACCTACTAGGATCTATCTGGACCACCCTAACCGATCCCAGAAGGTCATGTTGAAGGTCATTAAAGTCCTCTTGCACAACGGCGACCTTACAATGGAATCGTATGCTGTACTTGACGACGGATCAGAACGTAGTATTGTTCTCCCACAGGTGGTGAATCAGTTGAAGCTTCTCAAACATCCAGAGACTCTTCCCTTGCGGACTGTTCATCAAAGGTCACTCAGCTTGATGGTTCATCAGTTACTTTTCAAGTGTCCCCCAGTCATGCACCTATGGAGAGGTATCAGATCTCACATGCCTTCACTGCTGATAGCTTGTGCCTCTCTGACTTTACCTACCCAGTGGCTGCCCTACAAAGGAAATACAAGTACCTGA
- the LOC141361729 gene encoding uncharacterized protein codes for MPQLLTPIQPVRIGPTGSPIAVCTKLGWSLQGPTTLTQDTVTEQQCLHLATAPSEELLRNVERLWQLDTLPYSAKVVTRSKQDQQALTLLQTATTRVDINGTLRYATPLLCRTPEITLHAPKEAVLPSLRSTERRIARDPKKVESYCNEIRKLEQAGYVAKISSDQADESAKSWFIPHHMVHHNGKDRIVFNCSYLYQGQSLNELLLPGPTLGPTMLGVLLRFRQHSVVVIGDIKSMFHQIRLLATDKPLLRFLWRDMKREQEPIIYEWQVLPFGTTCSPCCAIYALQRHIQEHGEQALPNDTVKQSFYVDNFLHSSCTVEEAKDLVDNLRKLLLDGGFEIRQWASNLPSVIEDLPPEARSASSELWLSRTSGDLQEPTLGLRWNCLSDTLGYKHRPVEPSEPTMRTMYKILASQYDPIGFIVPFTTRAKVLIQDLWKQDIGWDDPIHPQTLRDQWLRWEAELPNLLHLELPRPYTPVCADNPASTRQLHVFCDASERAYGSVAYLRTTDNAGQIHVSFVLARSRVAPKKHLSMPRLELCAALTGAQLARVLQTELTLPIEQVFLWSDSTTVLHWLRSDSCRYKVFVGTRVAEIQMLTEVTNWRYVDSARNSADDITRGLTLKELACPHRWTQGPDFLHRPSDEWPVMPTPSTETEESELRKSAFIGVVSMASKSQLPDSGQFDTWKDLVKAVVQSFHGAAPTDSSQSYDAADFIKAEKILLAQAQMDSFPDEVKALTSNQPVLPDSRIGSLSPEYDQDTSLIRVGGRLRHTEHLERDAIHPILLDPSHHITKLLIQEFDCKLHHPGPERVLAELRRQYWILRGWEAVRKHQHA; via the coding sequence ATGCCACAACTACTTACCCCCATTCAACCAGTGCGCATCGGACCAACTGGTAGCCCTATTGCTGTGTGCACTAAACTAGGCTGGTCACTTCAGGGTCCAACAACACTCACCCAAGACACAGTGACAGAGCAACAGTGTCTACACCTGGCCACAGCACCATCTGAGGAGCTTCTCCGAAATGTTGAGCGGCTCTGGCAGCTGGACACACTTCCCTACAGTGCTAAGGTGGTCACCCGTTCCAAGCAAGATCAGCAAGCTCTCACTCTGCTTCAAACAGCTACAACGCGGGTAGACATCAATGGCACCCTGCGCTACGCCACACCACTGCTCTGCCGTACTCCGGAAATAACTCTTCATGCTCCCAAAGAAGCTGTACTGCCTAGTCTTCGCAGCACAGAACGTAGAATTGCCAGAGATCCTAAGAAAGTAGAGTCCTACTGCAATGAGATAAGGAAGCTAGAACAAGCTGGATACGTGGCTAAAATCTCTTCAGATCAAGCTGACGAATCTGCCAAGTCCTGGTTTATTCCCCATCATATGGTCCATCATAACGGTAAGGATCGGATCGTCTTTAACTGCTCGTACTTGTATCAAGGACAGTCATTGAATGAATTACTCCTGCCTGGACCTACCTTAGGACCGACCATGCTTGGTGTTCTTCTCAGGTTCCGGCAGCACTCAGTGGTAGTGATTGGAGACATAAAGAGTATGTTTCACCAGATCCGCCTGCTGGCCACCGACAAGCCGCTGTTGCGGTTCCTTTGGAGAGATATGAAGAGGGAGCAAGAGCCAATCATTTACGAATGGCAGGTGTTGCCTTTCGGAACGACCTGCAGTCCGTGTTGCGCAATCTATGCACTGCAGCGTCACATCCAGGAACACGGAGAACAAGCTCTACCAAACGACACAGTAAAGCAGTCGTTCTACGTTGACAACTTCCTACATAGCTCCTGCACCGTAGAAGAAGCCAAAGATCTGGTTGACAACCTGCGGAAGTTACTTTTGGATGGTGGTTTCGAGATAAGGCAATGGGCAAGCAACCTACCTTCGGTTATTGAGGATCTTCCCCCTGAAGCTAGATCAGCAAGCAGTGAGCTTTGGTTGTCTAGGACCAGTGGCGACCTCCAAGAGCCAACCCTCGGCTTGAGATGGAATTGTCTAAGCGACACATTAGGGTACAAACATCGACCGGTGGAACCGTCCGAACCTACCATGCGGACCATGTATAAGATCCTGGCTAGCCAGTATGACCCGATAGGTTTCATAGTGCCATTTACTACCAGGGCCAAGGTTCTCATACAGGACTTGTGGAAGCAAGACATCGGCTGGGATGACCCAATACATCCCCAGACTTTGCGGGATCAGTGGCTCAGATGGGAAGCGGAACTCCCGAACCTACTTCACCTGGAGCTTCCTCGACCCTACACTCCAGTCTGTGCGGACAACCCTGCTTCGACAAGACAGCTCCATGTCTTCTGCGACGCTTCAGAAAGAGCTTATGGTTCTGTCGCTTATCTGCGCACAACTGATAACGCAGGCCAAATCCATGTCTCCTTTGTGCTTGCCAGGTCTCGCGTGGCACCTAAAAAACACCTGTCCATGCCTCGCCTTGAGCTGTGTGCAGCTCTCACTGGTGCCCAACTGGCCCGTGTCCTTCAAACTGAGCTCACTTTGCCCATTGAACAAGTCTTTCTTTGGTCTGATTCTACCACGGTGCTGCACTGGCTAAGGTCTGATTCGTGTCGCTACAAAGTTTTTGTCGGGACTCGTGTAGCAGAAATCCAAATGCTGACAGAGGTGACAAACTGGAGGTATGTGGATTCAGCAAGAAATTCGGCCGACGACATCACCAGGGGTCTGACTTTGAAGGAGTTGGCATGTCCCCACAGATGGACTCAGGGACCAGACTTTCTGCATAGACCTTCAGATGAGTGGCCAGTCATGCCTACCCCCAGTACAGAGACTGAGGAAAGTGAGCTCAGGAAGTCTGCCTTCATTGGCGTTGTGTCAATGGCATCTAAATCTCAACTGCCTGACTCAGGTCAATTTGACACCTGGAAAGACCTTGTTAAAGCTGTTGTTCAGTCCTTTCACGGGGCGGCCCCCACTGACTCCAGTCAGTCCTATGATGCAGCTGACTTCATCAAGGCGGAGAAGATCCTTCTGGCACAGGCCCAAATGGATTCATTTCCTGATGAAGTTAAGGCCCTTACTTCCAATCAACCTGTCCTGCCTGACAGTCGGATTGGTTCTCTTTCTCCGGAATATGACCAAGACACATCACTCATACGAGTTGGGGGTCGTCTGCGCCACACTGAACACCTAGAAAGGGACGCCATACATCCTATTCTCTTGGATCCCAGCCATCACATTACCAAGCTACTGATCCAAGAGTTTGATTGTAAGCTTCATCACCCTGGACCAGAGAGGGTATTAGCGGAGTTACGTCGACAGTATTGGATACTGCGGGGATGGGAAGCTGTACGGAAACACCAGCACGCTTGA
- the LOC141361451 gene encoding uncharacterized protein, whose product MATSKDDNREPDVRNRPSRVRQPPGYLADYELGHSAKQLLPSKGSLHQANERCDHTQPDLNTPDQNLHKLREEERWQRLEARYKDMSKRLEELQITMDSTKRMPYPQSCPAYPSHYHQHPQHYSSLPQLELGSPIHSPLGHTTSGVTSRQTVATDYAVPVQHTPLPSPHLGQDTAMHQRSVPQSALHQASPAQPVMHQAHPPSPRQSPLQYQSYCPYPPYPAGLYYPQHVPPPPGQPLPMQPAVHYAPSMPLADPTVLGILEMAIASSFGIPKPKLTPFSSGKESDFIMMKKGLDSVLGPHKHLSEDYKYQVLLELLKLPNAYQVAKRYVNDPTPYTSAIHALEQRYGQPRQLVQGELKAILNSPPIKPGDAQAFEDFSAAVSTLVGLLGTMDGPSRAELRCGSHVDTLLSKLPANYRDGFAEYCISQGIIRSGTDNTYTLPDFALWLERKAQAIQVSRRVTEASRMEHAQIERRDRATRPQKSKSANVYITNRQVTSEPPHSPDTPSAYHKPGQSSTKKRERFKPYCPYCSNQEHYLSACTEFAKLNTTEKANWIKEKNKCWRCGRGHKPETCTLKKPCSTCNDQHLIVLHEVALQANQSVLTVSTTSSMVYVGQASHSSRVLLKVVPVQLHNGGRTLDTHAVLDDGSERTIILPAAAKHLGLYKEDEVLPLRTIRQDVVKLKGASVSFEVSSQTNKQVKYQIHHAFTADELSLADQSCPVESLKKRYDHLRGVLIRGFNRVQPMLLIGSDHPHLITPVCPVQMGPQGGPVAISTLLGWAIQGPINFLQNPTREASCLHTAFLPSAQDLHQHVERLWQIDTLPYRSEKEAVRSKQDQVAISTLEKQTIRVTVDGVARYATPLLRKAASPRLHAPPAAVMPLLRATERRLVGRPDLAKVYKEEINKLVKAGYVVKISSDEASQSNESWYIPHHIVHHNGKARVVFNCSFKYQQHALNDTLLPGPNLGSTLLGVLLRFREYPVAISGDIRGMFHQIRLLREDQPLLRFLWRDMERDRNPDIYEWRVLPFGTTCSPCCAIYALQRHAKDNSSGNQEVLDSVINAFYVDNCLQSLRTPSQAKQLIDKMRALLADGGFDMRQWASNQPEVIAHLPPEARSEGYELWLTADRADPQESTLGLRWHCPSDTIGYKHRQAVATEPTLRNVYRVLASQYDPLGYIIPYTTRAKVLIQALWRNEQGWDEPITGELLSVWQSWENELSHLHNINMPRCYMPVGFDLYNSPVDLHIFCDASEKAYGSVAYLRAEGDEGHIHVSFVMSRSRVAPRRQLSMPRLELSAALTGAQLAKLLHTELTIPFRQTTMWSDSTTVLSWIQSDSSQYKVFVGTRIGEIQELTDATSWRYVSSEHNPADDITRGKSLYQLTQPTRWKNGPAFLYDHPAQWPAIHTVKSEDVGELKKFTFCGQLTVPDASTPDPSQYNTWSDLLQATYQSLHGAAALPMSASDRLDTEVVLLRRAQSESFPEEINTLQHSHPIRPTSRLSPLSPEYDQTLGLIRVGGRLRKAEDLPEDSVHPIVLAPDHPITQLLVRDYDDRLLHAGPERIFAEIRRTYWILRGRQVIKKHQRQCVECCKWRSKLVIPKMADLPAA is encoded by the coding sequence ATGGCAACCTCTAAGGATGACAACAGAGAGCCAGATGTCCGAAATCGTCCCAGCAGAGTCAGGCAGCCTCCAGGGTATCTCGCAGACTATGAGCTCGGCCATTCAGCCAAACAGCTTCTGCCATCCAAGGGATCCCTCCATCAGGCTAATGAGCGTTGTGATCATACTCAGCCTGACCTCAACACGCCTGACCAAAACCTGCATAAGCTTCGCGAGGAGGAACGATGGCAACGTCTTGAAGCGCGTTATAAGGACATGAGTAAAAGGCTGGAAGAGCTGCAGATTACGATGGATAGTACTAAACGTATGCCTTATCCTCAAAGCTGCCCAGCTTATCCTTCACATTATCACCAGCATCCTCAACATTACAGCAGTCTGCCTCAGCTAGAGTTAGGCAGCCCAATTCACAGTCCCTTGGGGCATACTACCTCAGGTGTCACGTCCAGGCAAACGGTAGCTACGGATTATGCAGTACCTGTTCAGCACACACCTCTGCCTTCTCCTCATCTTGGTCAGGATACTGCTATGCATCAACGGTCTGTGCCACAGTCTGCTCTACATCAGGCTTCGCCTGCCCAGCCCGTCATGCATCAGGCTCATCCTCCGTCTCCTCGTCAGTCGCCGCTACAGTACCAATCTTACTGTCCATATCCTCCTTATCCAGCTGGGTTGTATTATCCACAACATGTGCCACCTCCACCAGGGCAACCATTACCGATGCAGCCAGCTGTGCATTATGCACCGTCCATGCCATTGGCAGACCCTACAGTCCTAGGTATCTTGGAAATGGCCATCGCTTCTTCATTTGGTATCCCTAAGCCTAAACTGACTCCATTCAGTAGTGGAAAGGAGAGTGACTTCATAATGATGAAGAAAGGACTGGACAGTGTGCTTGGTCCACACAAGCATCTATCAGAGGATTATAAGTACCAGGTGCTTCTAGAACTCCTTAAACTACCAAATGCCTATCAAGTGGCGAAGAGGTATGTGAACGATCCAACTCCATACACTAGCGCCATCCACGCCCTAGAACAGCGTTATGGCCAGCCACGGCAGCTTGTTCAAGGAGAGCTGAAGGCCATTCTCAACTCTCCTCCTATCAAGCCAGGTGATGCACAAGCCTTTGAGGATTTCTCAGCAGCTGTTAGTACCTTGGTGGGCCTGCTAGGGACTATGGATGGCCCCTCCAGAGCTGAGCTGAGATGTGGCTCTCACGTAGACACTCTGCTTAGTAAGCTGCCTGCCAACTACAGAGACGGCTTTGCTGAGTACTGCATATCTCAAGGCATCATCCGCAGTGGCACTGATAATACATACACGCTCCCTGACTTTGCTCTGTGGTTGGAAAGGAAAGCCCAAGCCATACAGGTATCAAGGAGAGTTACTGAAGCATCCAGGATGGAACATGCCCAGATAGAGCGTAGAGACAGGGCAACAAGGCCCCAGAAGTCTAAGTCTGCTAATGTCTACATCACCAACCGACAGGTGACTTCGGAGCCTCCTCACAGCCCTGACACACCCAGCGCTTATCACAAGCCAGGTCAGTCCTCTACTAAGAAGCGAGAGCGCTTTAAGCCGTACTGCCCCTACTGTTCTAATCAGGAACATTACCTCAGTGCCTGTACTGAGTTCGCCAAGCTCAACACAACGGAGAAGGCTAACTGGATAAAAGAAAAGAACAAATGCTGGAGATGTGGACGTGGACATAAACCAGAGACATGTACCTTAAAGAAGCCATGCTCTACATGTAATGATCAACACCTCATTGTCCTACATGAGGTTGCACTCCAAGCTAATCAGAGCGTCCTCACAGTTAGCACTACCTCTAGTATGGTGTATGTGGGCCAGGCTAGCCACTCCAGCCGTGTCCTTTTGAAAGTAGTCCCTGTTCAGCTTCACAATGGAGGCAGGACTCTGGATACACATGCCGTATTGGATGACGGCTCTGAACGAACCATCATCCTTCCAGCTGCTGCCAAACATCTTGGTCTCTACAAGGAGGATGAAGTCTTGCCCCTTAGGACCATTCGACAGGATGTTGTGAAACTTAAAGGTGCATCGGTGTCATTTGAGGTGTCGTCTCAGACCAACAAACAGGTGAAATACCAAATACACCATGCTTTTACCGCAGATGAGCTGAGTCTTGCTGATCAGTCATGTCCAGTGGAGTCCCTAAAGAAGAGGTATGACCATCTGCGTGGAGTACTAATACGTGGTTTCAATAGAGTACAGCCCATGCTTCTCATTGGTTCCGACCATCCTCATTTGATCACTCCAGTATGTCCAGTACAGATGGGACCTCAAGGTGGCCCAGTGGCTATATCTACACTGTTAGGCTGGGCTATTCAGGGACCGATCAACTTCTTACAGAACCCCACCAGAGAAGCCTCCTGTCTACACACAGCATTCCTGCCTTCTGCTCAAGACCTGCATCAGCACGTTGAAAGGCTTTGGCAAATTGACACATTGCCATACAGATCTGAAAAGGAAGCTGTGCGTTCTAAGCAAGACCAGGTAGCTATCAGCACACTGGAGAAGCAAACTATTCGAGTCACAGTAGATGGAGTAGCTCGTTACGCTACGCCCCTTCTACGTAAAGCAGCATCACCCAGGCTACATGCTCCTCCAGCTGCAGTAATGCCCCTTCTAAGAGCTACTGAGCGGCGCTTGGTCGGCAGACCAGATCTAGCTAAGGTCTACAAGGAGGAAATAAACAAGTTGGTGAAGGCTGGGTACGTTGTGAAGATCAGTAGTGATGAGGCAAGTCAATCCAATGAATCGTGGTATATTCCTCACCACATTGTTCACCACAATGGAAAGGCCAGAGTGGTATTTAACTGCTCATTCAAATACCAGCAACATGCTCTTAATGACACCCTGCTTCCTGGTCCTAACCTTGGTTCAACACTACTTGGTGTACTCCTCAGGTTCAGGGAGTATCCAGTCGCCATAAGCGGGGACATCCGTGGGATGTTCCACCAGATCAGGCTCCTTCGTGAAGATCAACCACTTCTCCGCTTCCTCTGGCGAGATATGGAGAGAGACCGTAATCCTGATATCTATGAATGGCGTGTCCTACCCTTTGGCACTACCTGCAGTCCGTGCTGTGCCATATACGCACTGCAGCGGCACGCCAAGGACAACAGCTCCGGCAATCAAGAGGTACTGGACTCTGTCATCAACGCCTTTTACGTGGATAACTGCCTGCAGTCTCTTCGTACCCCATCACAAGCAAAACAGCTTATTGACAAGATGAGAGCCCTGCTCGCTGATGGTGGATTTGATATGAGACAATGGGCGAGTAATCAACCAGAGGTCATTGCTCATCTCCCCCCCGAGGCACGATCAGAGGGCTACGAGCTGTGGCTGACTGCAGACAGAGCTGATCCCCAGGAGTCAACACTAGGTCTCCGGTGGCACTGCCCCTCTGACACCATCGGTTACAAGCACCGGCAAGCAGTAGCTACAGAGCCCACATTGAGAAATGTATACAGAGTGTTAGCATCTCAATATGACCCACTCGGATACATTATTCCCTACACCACGCGGGCTAAGGTCTTGATCCAGGCTCTATGGAGGAATGAGCAAGGCTGGGATGAGCCTATCACCGGTGAACTCCTCTCTGTATGGCAGTCATGGGAGAACGAGTTGTCTCATCTCCATAACATTAACATGCCTCGGTGCTACATGCCAGTCGGCTTTGATCTTTACAACTCTCCTGTGGACTTGCATATCTTCTGTGACGCCTCGGAGAAGGCGTATGGATCTGTCGCCTATCTGCGTGCCGAAGGTGATGAAGGACACATTCATGTTTCATTCGTTATGTCCAGATCTCGTGTTGCTCCACGAAGACAGCTCTCCATGCCCCGCTTGGAGCTCAGTGCTGCACTTACTGGAGCTCAACTGGCCAAACTGCTACATACCGAGCTCACCATACCTTTTAGGCAGACGACAATGTGGTCAGACTCTACGACTGTACTCAGCTGGATCCAGTCTGACTCGTCTCAGTATAAGGTGTTTGTTGGGACACGTATAGGTGAGATACAGGAGCTCACAGATGCTACTAGCTGGAGGTACGTCTCATCTGAGCATAACCCGGCGGATGACATCACACGGGGAAAGTCACTATATCAGCTGACACAACCTACCCGCTGGAAGAATGGACCAGCTTTCCTGTATGATCACCCTGCTCAATGGCCAGCTATCCACACGGTAAAATCAGAAGATGTAGGTGAGCTCAAGAAATTCACCTTCTGTGGTCAGCTGACTGTCCCTGATGCATCTACTCCTGACCCATCACAGTACAACACCTGGTCTGACCTACTTCAGGCTACTTACCAGTCCCTTCATGGGGCGGCAGCACTCCCTATGTCTGCTTCAGACCGACTGGACACAGAGGTAGTCCTTCTTAGGCGAGCGCAGAGTGAAAGCTTCCCTGAGGAAATCAACACACTGCAGCATTCTCACCCTATCCGTCCTACCAGTCGTCTCAGTCCACTTTCCCCAGAGTACGACCAGACTCTAGGCCTTATCCGAGTTGGGGGTCGTCTCCGTAAAGCAGAGGATTTGCCTGAGGACTCAGTTCATCCTATTGTTCTTGCGCCTGATCACCCCATTACACAGCTGTTGGTGCGAGACTATGATGATCGTTTACTCCATGCAGGCCCTGAGCGAATCTTTGCAGAGATCAGAAGGACCTATTGGATCCTTAGAGGGAGACAAGTCATTAAGAAACACCAGCGACAGTGTGTGGAGTGTTGCAAGTGGCGCAGTAAACTGGTGATCCCTAAAATGGCAGACCTCCCAGCCGCTTGA